The Actinomadura sp. WMMB 499 genome includes a window with the following:
- a CDS encoding TetR/AcrR family transcriptional regulator yields the protein MEKRRALLQAAIALWRTNGFAGTTVADICKAAGVSKALFYFYFPTKEDALAEAGVLSTGDARRVARARRAGPGELPEAIGAVLAALERSMRHSPPDLLIEATLEGHRAEHRALREGRPDEHHASRYLFLELLRRAQRDGGLPPGLDVLHVARGVQALLEAGTRHWAAGEYGDRGFAEVVGRDIAAFVAGHARIASGDAQES from the coding sequence GTGGAGAAGAGGCGCGCCCTGCTGCAGGCCGCGATCGCGCTGTGGCGGACGAACGGGTTCGCCGGTACGACGGTCGCCGACATCTGCAAGGCCGCCGGGGTGTCCAAGGCCCTGTTCTACTTCTACTTCCCGACCAAGGAGGACGCCCTCGCCGAGGCGGGCGTGCTCTCCACCGGGGACGCGCGCCGCGTGGCCCGCGCGCGGCGCGCCGGTCCCGGCGAGCTGCCGGAGGCGATCGGCGCGGTGCTCGCCGCGCTGGAGCGGAGCATGCGGCACAGCCCACCGGACCTGCTCATCGAGGCCACCCTGGAAGGCCACCGCGCCGAGCACCGGGCCCTGCGCGAGGGGCGCCCGGACGAGCACCACGCGAGCAGGTACCTCTTCCTCGAACTGTTGCGGCGCGCCCAGCGCGACGGCGGGCTCCCGCCCGGACTGGACGTGCTCCACGTGGCGCGGGGCGTCCAGGCGCTCCTGGAGGCGGGCACCCGGCACTGGGCCGCCGGGGAGTACGGGGACCGCGGCTTCGCCGAGGTCGTGGGCCGGGACATCGCCGCGTTCGTCGCGGGCCACGCGCGGATCGCGTCCGGGGACGCCCAGGAAAGCTGA
- the araA gene encoding L-arabinose isomerase, translating into MTAWFLTGSQGLYGADTLRQVAEQSRKIAEGLPVDVEWKPVLTDAASIRRIMLEANADDACTGVIAWMHTFSPAKMWIAGLDALRKPLLHLHTQANVELPWSSIDMDFMNLNQAAHGDREFAHVQTRLGVPRKTVAGHVTDPSVASRIEAWARAAAGAAALRSMRLARFGDNMRDVAVTEGDKVEAQLRFGVSVNTYAVNDLVAAVDATADADVSALVAEYADAYDLAPELRADGDRHASLRYAARIELGLRAFLTDGGFTAFTTNFEDLGGLRQLPGLAVQRLMADGYGFGGEGDWKTSALLRALKTMAPGGTSFMEDYTYNLVPGEQLILGAHMLEVCPSIAAGTPSCEIHPLGIGGREDPVRLVFDAEPGPGIVVGLADLGDRFRLVANEIDVVVPPPLPNLPVARAVWRPRPDLATSTESWLAAGGPHHTVLSTAIGAEELTDLAEMLGVELVTIDAATTTAGLAKELRWNQAYHRLAQGF; encoded by the coding sequence ATGACGGCATGGTTCCTGACCGGCAGCCAGGGCCTGTACGGCGCGGACACGCTGCGGCAGGTCGCCGAGCAGTCCCGGAAGATCGCGGAGGGGCTGCCGGTCGACGTCGAGTGGAAGCCGGTGCTCACCGACGCGGCGTCCATCCGCCGGATCATGCTGGAGGCGAACGCGGACGACGCGTGCACCGGCGTGATCGCGTGGATGCACACGTTCTCCCCGGCGAAGATGTGGATCGCGGGCCTGGACGCGCTGCGCAAGCCGCTGCTGCACCTGCACACGCAGGCGAACGTGGAGCTGCCGTGGAGCTCCATCGACATGGACTTCATGAACCTCAACCAGGCCGCGCACGGCGACCGCGAGTTCGCGCACGTCCAGACCCGGCTCGGCGTGCCCCGCAAGACCGTCGCCGGGCACGTGACCGACCCGTCCGTCGCGTCCCGGATCGAGGCGTGGGCGCGGGCCGCCGCCGGGGCCGCCGCGCTGCGCTCGATGCGGCTCGCCCGGTTCGGCGACAACATGCGGGACGTCGCGGTGACCGAGGGCGACAAGGTCGAGGCGCAGCTCCGCTTCGGCGTCTCGGTCAACACCTACGCCGTGAACGACCTGGTGGCGGCGGTGGACGCGACCGCCGACGCCGACGTGTCGGCGCTGGTCGCCGAGTACGCCGACGCCTACGACCTCGCCCCCGAGCTGCGCGCGGACGGCGACCGGCACGCGTCCCTCCGCTACGCCGCCCGCATCGAGCTGGGGCTGCGCGCGTTCCTCACCGACGGCGGCTTCACCGCCTTCACCACCAACTTCGAGGACCTCGGCGGCCTGCGCCAGCTCCCGGGCCTGGCCGTCCAGCGGCTGATGGCGGACGGCTACGGGTTCGGCGGCGAGGGCGACTGGAAGACGTCCGCGCTGCTGCGGGCGCTCAAGACGATGGCGCCCGGCGGCACCTCGTTCATGGAGGACTACACCTACAACCTGGTGCCCGGCGAGCAGCTCATCCTCGGCGCCCACATGCTGGAGGTGTGCCCCTCGATCGCCGCGGGCACCCCGTCCTGCGAGATCCACCCGCTGGGCATCGGGGGCCGCGAGGACCCCGTCCGGCTGGTGTTCGACGCCGAACCCGGCCCCGGGATCGTCGTGGGCCTGGCCGACCTCGGCGACCGGTTCCGGCTGGTCGCGAACGAGATCGACGTCGTCGTCCCGCCACCGCTGCCGAACCTGCCGGTGGCGCGGGCCGTGTGGCGCCCGCGGCCCGACCTGGCGACGTCCACCGAGTCCTGGCTGGCCGCCGGAGGCCCGCACCACACCGTCCTGTCCACGGCGATCGGCGCCGAGGAGCTGACGGACCTGGCGGAGATGCTCGGCGTCGAGCTCGTCACGATCGACGCGGCCACCACCACGGCCGGACTCGCCAAGGAGCTGCGCTGGAACCAGGCCTACCACCGCCTGGCCCAGGGCTTCTGA
- a CDS encoding class I adenylate-forming enzyme family protein — MHGTETSQARRIALLAKERPDWPAYLHVRADGTEEAVTCARLDDRAGRLAGAFAERGVGHGDLVGLGLRNSPRFAMSVFAAWKLGAVPVPVRWDVPDWELERLKRVIDPRLYLGPDDLDWIDASAARPVPELPDVVSPHMQGICSSGSTGTPKIILSAAPAVHNPVLSTPMAEAWMPVPRPQTVLVLAPMYHVNAFATLYSLVDGDRLVVMEKFDAALALELIERHRVTTFTATPTMLQRMADAPGADDRDLSSLVWLQQGAAPMPPSLVHRWAELIGPERIVMAYGMTEALGITALRGDEWMLHQGSVGRGLRGTEVRILDADGRDLPPGELGEIFLRAPSYGGSTYLGQAPRLAETPDGFRAVGDMGYLDGDGYLYLVDRRVDMITSGGANVFPAEVEAALIDHPEIADVVVIGLRDAEWGRRVHALVQPADPAAPPTAAEVVAYAKGRLAPYKVPKTVELVDAIPRSAATKVNRGRLVEARGG, encoded by the coding sequence GTGCACGGTACGGAAACGAGCCAGGCCCGGCGGATCGCGCTGCTGGCGAAGGAGCGCCCGGACTGGCCCGCCTACCTGCACGTGCGGGCGGACGGCACCGAGGAGGCGGTCACCTGCGCCCGGCTGGACGACCGGGCGGGCAGGCTCGCCGGCGCGTTCGCCGAGCGCGGTGTCGGGCACGGCGACCTCGTCGGCCTGGGCCTGCGCAACTCCCCGCGGTTCGCGATGAGCGTGTTCGCCGCGTGGAAGCTGGGCGCGGTGCCGGTGCCGGTGCGCTGGGACGTCCCGGACTGGGAGCTCGAACGACTGAAACGCGTGATCGATCCTCGCCTCTACCTCGGCCCGGACGACCTGGACTGGATCGACGCGTCGGCCGCGCGCCCGGTACCGGAGCTGCCCGACGTGGTGTCCCCGCACATGCAGGGCATCTGCAGCAGCGGCTCCACCGGCACCCCGAAGATCATCCTGAGTGCGGCGCCCGCCGTGCACAACCCGGTGCTCAGCACGCCGATGGCCGAGGCCTGGATGCCGGTTCCCCGGCCGCAGACCGTCCTGGTCCTGGCGCCGATGTACCACGTGAACGCGTTCGCGACGCTGTACAGCCTGGTCGACGGCGACCGGCTCGTGGTGATGGAGAAGTTCGACGCCGCGCTGGCCCTCGAGCTGATCGAACGGCACCGCGTCACGACGTTCACGGCGACGCCCACGATGCTGCAGCGGATGGCGGACGCTCCCGGAGCCGATGACCGCGACCTGTCCAGCCTCGTGTGGCTCCAGCAGGGCGCGGCGCCGATGCCCCCGTCGCTGGTGCACCGGTGGGCGGAGCTGATCGGCCCGGAGCGCATCGTGATGGCGTACGGGATGACCGAGGCGCTCGGCATCACCGCGCTGCGGGGCGACGAGTGGATGCTGCACCAGGGCAGCGTGGGGCGCGGGCTGCGCGGCACCGAGGTCCGGATCCTCGACGCCGACGGCCGCGACCTGCCGCCGGGGGAACTCGGCGAGATCTTCCTGCGCGCCCCGTCCTACGGCGGTTCGACCTACCTCGGCCAGGCCCCGCGGCTCGCGGAGACCCCGGACGGGTTCCGCGCCGTGGGCGACATGGGCTACCTGGACGGCGACGGCTACCTCTACCTCGTCGACCGCCGGGTCGACATGATCACATCCGGGGGCGCGAACGTCTTCCCCGCGGAGGTCGAGGCGGCACTGATCGACCACCCGGAGATCGCCGACGTCGTGGTCATCGGGCTGCGCGACGCCGAGTGGGGCCGCCGGGTGCACGCGCTCGTCCAGCCGGCCGATCCGGCGGCGCCGCCCACCGCGGCCGAGGTCGTCGCCTACGCGAAGGGACGCCTGGCGCCCTACAAGGTCCCGAAGACGGTCGAGCTGGTCGACGCGATCCCGCGCAGCGCGGCGACGAAGGTGAACCGCGGACGGCTCGTCGAGGCGCGGGGCGGTTGA
- a CDS encoding sulfite oxidase, protein MEERGSHDGGGDGGGIVKALPPDRFIVHGANAEMRWDALRGEGLMVPNDLFFVRDHTRTPLIDARAWRLRLFGDGLRGAPPRDRAVEFGYADLLAMPSRTLDAVIECAGNGRALFASQQDEPAPGIPWTLGAVGAARWRGVPLAAVLERAGLRPDAVDVLPTGLDPACRLGGEDIGRVRRPLPVGKAMDDVLVAYEMNGVPLPPDHGFPARLVVPGWVGVASIKWLGEIEVARRPLASPWTTRMYRMFGPGHPPGGGPPLAEQVAKSAFEFGWDERVPPGRPVTLTGRSWSPRGPVRRVEVSTDGGAGWRPARLRGGDTGWCRWSLEWWPDRTGPVTLVARAVDGTGARQPDRSDFNTEGYLFGAAVRHRVQVG, encoded by the coding sequence ATGGAAGAACGCGGGTCACACGACGGCGGGGGCGACGGCGGGGGCATCGTCAAGGCGCTGCCGCCCGACCGGTTCATCGTGCACGGCGCGAACGCGGAGATGCGCTGGGACGCCCTGCGCGGCGAGGGCCTCATGGTGCCCAACGACCTCTTCTTCGTCCGCGACCACACCCGGACGCCGCTGATCGACGCGCGGGCGTGGCGGCTGCGCCTGTTCGGCGACGGCCTGCGCGGCGCCCCGCCGCGCGACCGCGCCGTCGAGTTCGGGTACGCGGACCTGCTCGCCATGCCGTCCCGCACGCTGGACGCGGTGATCGAGTGCGCCGGAAACGGCCGCGCCCTGTTCGCGAGCCAGCAGGACGAGCCGGCCCCGGGCATCCCGTGGACGCTGGGCGCCGTCGGCGCCGCGAGGTGGCGCGGGGTCCCGCTCGCGGCCGTCCTGGAGCGCGCCGGACTCCGCCCGGACGCCGTCGACGTGCTGCCGACCGGGCTCGATCCGGCCTGCCGCCTCGGCGGCGAGGACATCGGGCGGGTGCGCCGGCCGCTGCCCGTCGGCAAGGCGATGGACGACGTCCTGGTGGCCTACGAGATGAACGGGGTCCCGCTGCCGCCCGATCACGGCTTCCCGGCGCGGCTGGTCGTGCCCGGCTGGGTCGGGGTCGCCTCCATCAAGTGGCTGGGGGAGATCGAGGTGGCCCGGCGCCCGCTGGCGTCGCCATGGACCACCCGCATGTACCGGATGTTCGGCCCCGGACATCCGCCTGGGGGCGGGCCGCCGCTGGCGGAGCAGGTCGCCAAGAGCGCCTTCGAGTTCGGCTGGGACGAGCGCGTGCCGCCCGGCCGCCCGGTGACGCTGACCGGACGGTCGTGGTCGCCGCGCGGGCCCGTCCGGCGGGTCGAGGTGAGCACGGACGGCGGCGCGGGCTGGCGGCCCGCGCGCCTGCGCGGCGGCGACACCGGGTGGTGCCGCTGGAGCCTGGAGTGGTGGCCCGACCGGACGGGCCCGGTCACCCTGGTCGCCCGCGCCGTGGACGGGACGGGCGCCCGCCAGCCCGACCGGTCGGACTTCAACACCGAGGGCTACCTGTTCGGCGCGGCCGTCCGGCACCGCGTGCAGGTCGGCTGA
- a CDS encoding SDR family oxidoreductase, protein MDDRKDGTGRTFLVTGASGYIGGRLVPELLRAGHRVRCMARSARRLRDHPWAGDVEIVEADATDPESTRRALDGVDVAYYLIHALGGADGFAERDRRAARTFTAAARDAGVRRLVYLGGMDPEEEPSPHLRSRAEVGRIMLDAGVPAVWLRAAVIIGSGSASFEMLRYLTERLPVMVTPRWVHSRIQPIAIRDVLHYLVGAADLPAHVSRGFDIGGPDVLTYVDMMRRYAAVAGLRRRLIVPVPVLSPWLSSLWVGAITPVPGSLARPLVESLRNEVVCREHDIDRYVSPPPGGAAGFERGVELALRRVRDADVATRWSSASMPGAPSDPLPTDPDWSGGSLYTDERGGEVAASADRLWTVIEGIGGDRGWYSFPLAWRARGVLDRLVGGVGLRRGRRDPRRLRIGETVDFWRVEEIEPRRLLRLRAEMRLPGLAWLELGVVERDGRTRYTQRALFHPRGLAGHAYWWAFRPFHDRVFGGMCAGIARAAERDGAPERDGAPGASDAARTGVRGM, encoded by the coding sequence ATGGACGATCGCAAGGACGGTACCGGACGCACGTTCCTGGTCACGGGGGCCAGCGGCTACATCGGCGGGCGGCTGGTGCCCGAGTTGCTGCGCGCCGGCCACCGGGTGCGGTGCATGGCCCGCTCGGCGCGGCGGCTGCGCGACCACCCCTGGGCGGGGGACGTGGAGATCGTCGAGGCCGACGCGACCGACCCGGAGTCGACCCGGCGGGCCCTGGACGGCGTGGACGTCGCCTACTACCTGATCCACGCGCTCGGCGGCGCCGACGGCTTCGCCGAGCGCGACCGCCGCGCCGCGCGCACCTTCACCGCGGCGGCCCGCGACGCCGGCGTGCGGCGGCTGGTCTACCTGGGCGGGATGGACCCGGAAGAGGAGCCGTCGCCGCATCTGCGGTCCCGCGCGGAGGTCGGCCGGATCATGCTGGACGCCGGGGTGCCCGCCGTCTGGCTGCGCGCCGCCGTGATCATCGGCTCGGGGTCGGCGTCGTTCGAGATGCTGCGGTACCTGACCGAGCGGCTGCCGGTGATGGTCACCCCGCGCTGGGTGCACTCGCGGATCCAGCCGATCGCGATCCGGGACGTCCTGCACTACCTGGTCGGGGCCGCCGACCTGCCCGCCCATGTCAGCCGGGGCTTCGACATCGGCGGCCCGGACGTGCTCACCTACGTGGACATGATGCGCCGCTACGCGGCCGTCGCGGGGCTGCGGCGGCGGCTCATCGTCCCGGTCCCGGTGCTGAGCCCGTGGCTGTCGAGCCTGTGGGTCGGCGCGATCACGCCGGTGCCGGGGAGCCTGGCCCGTCCGCTGGTGGAGTCGCTGCGCAACGAGGTGGTGTGCCGCGAGCACGACATCGACCGGTACGTGTCCCCGCCGCCCGGCGGCGCGGCGGGCTTCGAGCGCGGGGTGGAGCTGGCGCTGCGCCGCGTCCGCGACGCCGACGTGGCCACCCGCTGGTCGTCGGCGAGCATGCCCGGCGCCCCCAGCGACCCGCTGCCGACCGACCCCGACTGGTCCGGGGGCAGCCTGTACACCGACGAGCGGGGCGGCGAGGTGGCCGCGTCCGCCGACCGCCTGTGGACGGTCATCGAGGGGATCGGCGGCGACCGCGGCTGGTACTCCTTCCCGCTCGCGTGGCGCGCCCGCGGCGTCCTGGACCGCCTGGTGGGCGGGGTGGGCCTGCGGCGCGGCCGCCGCGACCCGCGGCGGCTGCGGATCGGCGAGACCGTCGACTTCTGGCGGGTGGAGGAGATCGAGCCCCGGCGGCTGCTGCGGCTCCGCGCCGAGATGCGGCTGCCCGGCCTTGCGTGGCTGGAACTCGGGGTGGTGGAGCGGGACGGCCGCACCCGCTACACCCAGCGGGCGCTGTTCCACCCGCGGGGGCTGGCGGGCCACGCGTACTGGTGGGCGTTCCGGCCCTTCCACGATCGCGTCTTCGGCGGCATGTGCGCCGGCATCGCCCGCGCGGCCGAACGGGACGGCGCCCCTGAACGGGACGGCGCGCCCGGCGCGTCCGACGCCGCGCGCACGGGCGTCCGGGGTATGTAG
- a CDS encoding cytochrome P450: MSAPVYWDPYDPRFWQDPYPTYGRLREEAPLYYNEKHDFYAVTRFADVERGLPDWRTFSSARGGILELIKSGIEIPPGTLIFEDPDIHDVHRRLLARVFTPRRIAELEPRVRDFCVRTLDPLVGATEFDLIREVGVQMPMRVIGMLLGIPEADQEAIRDSADEALRTEPGGQMDHADGSHFSNEMFREYIEWRAKNPSDDLMTVLLNTEFEDEDGTTRTLTHDEALTYTTVVAGAGNETTGRLIGWLGSVLAQHPDQRRALVDDPSLIPGAIEETLRYEPPGPSIARYVTRDVEFHGRTVPEGSAMLFIVAAANRDENRYPDPDRFDVRRGMSQQLTFGLGVHYCLGAALARLEGRVALEEMLKRFPEWDVDWDGAKLAQTTTVRGWETLPLTIG; this comes from the coding sequence GTGAGCGCCCCCGTTTACTGGGACCCGTACGACCCGCGGTTCTGGCAGGACCCGTACCCGACCTACGGCCGTCTCCGGGAGGAGGCGCCGCTGTACTACAACGAGAAGCACGACTTCTACGCCGTGACCCGGTTCGCCGACGTCGAGCGGGGCCTGCCCGACTGGCGGACGTTCTCCTCGGCCCGCGGCGGCATCCTGGAGCTGATCAAGTCGGGGATCGAGATCCCGCCGGGCACCCTCATCTTCGAGGACCCCGACATCCACGACGTCCACCGGCGGCTGCTCGCCCGCGTCTTCACCCCGCGCCGGATCGCCGAACTGGAGCCGCGGGTCCGCGACTTCTGCGTCCGGACGCTGGACCCGCTGGTGGGCGCGACGGAGTTCGACCTGATCCGCGAGGTCGGCGTCCAGATGCCGATGCGCGTGATCGGCATGCTGCTGGGCATCCCCGAGGCCGACCAGGAGGCCATCCGCGACTCCGCCGACGAGGCCCTGCGCACCGAGCCCGGCGGGCAGATGGACCACGCGGACGGCTCGCACTTCAGCAACGAGATGTTCCGCGAGTACATCGAGTGGCGCGCGAAGAACCCGTCGGACGACCTCATGACCGTCCTGCTGAACACCGAGTTCGAGGACGAGGACGGCACCACCCGCACCCTCACCCACGACGAGGCCCTGACCTACACCACCGTCGTGGCCGGCGCCGGGAACGAGACCACCGGACGGCTCATCGGCTGGCTCGGCTCCGTGCTCGCCCAGCACCCCGACCAGCGGCGGGCCCTCGTGGACGACCCGTCGCTGATCCCCGGCGCGATCGAGGAGACGCTGCGGTACGAGCCGCCCGGTCCGTCCATCGCCCGCTACGTCACCAGGGACGTCGAGTTCCACGGGCGCACCGTTCCCGAGGGCAGCGCGATGCTGTTCATCGTGGCCGCGGCCAACCGGGACGAGAACCGGTACCCCGATCCCGACCGGTTCGACGTCCGCCGCGGGATGAGCCAGCAGCTGACCTTCGGCCTCGGCGTCCACTACTGCCTCGGCGCCGCGCTCGCCCGGCTCGAGGGGCGGGTGGCGCTGGAGGAGATGCTCAAGCGCTTCCCGGAGTGGGACGTCGACTGGGACGGCGCCAAGCTCGCCCAGACGACGACCGTCCGCGGCTGGGAGACGCTCCCGCTCACGATCGGCTGA
- a CDS encoding NADPH-dependent FMN reductase yields the protein MSTTVLVGNPRPASRTSRAAVAAARAAARVAGAETEPHVIELADLAPLLFPGSDPAVAEAVRRVTESDLLVVASPTYKATYTGLLKAFLDRIDTGALARVVALPLMVVGSPAHALAVEVHLRPLLVELGATVVTPGLAVAEADLPRIDELAAAWAARLERQLNPPARPHV from the coding sequence ATGTCCACCACCGTCCTGGTCGGCAACCCGCGCCCCGCCTCCCGCACGTCGCGCGCGGCCGTCGCCGCCGCGCGCGCCGCGGCGCGGGTCGCCGGCGCCGAGACCGAACCGCACGTCATCGAGCTGGCCGACCTCGCGCCCCTGCTCTTCCCCGGCTCCGACCCGGCGGTCGCCGAGGCGGTGCGGCGGGTCACCGAGTCCGACCTGCTGGTCGTGGCGAGCCCGACGTACAAGGCGACCTACACGGGCCTGCTGAAGGCGTTCCTCGACCGGATCGACACCGGCGCCCTGGCGCGGGTCGTCGCCCTGCCCCTCATGGTCGTGGGCTCCCCCGCCCACGCGCTGGCCGTGGAGGTGCACCTGCGCCCGCTCCTGGTGGAGCTGGGCGCCACCGTGGTCACCCCCGGGCTGGCCGTCGCGGAGGCCGACCTCCCCCGGATCGACGAGCTCGCGGCCGCGTGGGCGGCGCGGCTGGAACGGCAGCTGAACCCGCCGGCGCGCCCGCACGTCTAG
- the metE gene encoding 5-methyltetrahydropteroyltriglutamate--homocysteine S-methyltransferase: MRTTILGYPRIGPNRELKFATEDYWAGRIDAAALEKAGTDLRSSVWTELRDAGLDTIPSNTFSFYDQVLDTSVMIDAVPERYRHLDGLDRYFAMARGVQDVPALEMTKWFDTNYHYIVPELGPDTRFRLDRNAKPLAEYREAQALGIETRPVLVGPLTYLLLAKPSTPGFRTLDLLDGLVEAYAELLERLAGAGAEWVQIDEPALAADRTGEEIAALGRVYTRLGELPSRPRILLATYFGAVGADALRALAGTRVEAVGLDLVAGPGNVDALASIGGMPRKTVVAGVVDGRNVWRADEAAAKSAYAVLLGLADQVVVSTSCSLLHVPIDLDAETSLEPAVRERLAFARQKVAEVVAIGRALRERHPAAGVPVPSAVVDGGVRARLEALADARRGDRAARFAAQRDALKLPDLATTTIGSFPQTPEIRKARADRRAGRITEDAYTAAMRDEVARVVALQEEIGLDVLVHGEPERNDMVQYFAEQLDGYAATELGWVQSYGSRYVRPPILHGDVTRPRPMTVEWAAYAQGLTERPVKGMLTGPVTMLAWSFVRDDQPLADTAAQVALALRDEIADLEAAGIRVVQVDEPALRELLPLREADHAAYLDWAVAAFRLSTSGAADTTQIHTHMCYSEFGEIIDAIGALDADVTSVEAARSNMELVGDLRAAGYGNGIGPGVYDIHSPRVPSAEEIEKNLRRALEAIEPAKLWVNPDCGLKTRAYPETEASLRHLVTAARRVREGLAG; this comes from the coding sequence ATGAGAACCACGATCCTCGGATACCCCCGTATCGGACCGAACCGTGAACTGAAGTTCGCCACCGAGGACTACTGGGCCGGACGCATCGACGCCGCGGCGCTGGAGAAGGCCGGCACCGACCTGCGTTCCTCCGTGTGGACGGAGCTGCGCGACGCCGGCCTGGACACGATCCCGTCGAACACGTTCTCCTTCTACGACCAGGTGCTCGACACCAGCGTGATGATCGACGCGGTGCCGGAGCGCTACCGGCACCTCGACGGTCTCGACCGCTACTTCGCCATGGCGCGCGGCGTCCAGGACGTCCCGGCGCTCGAGATGACGAAGTGGTTCGACACGAACTACCACTACATCGTCCCGGAGCTGGGCCCGGACACGCGCTTCCGGCTGGACCGGAACGCCAAGCCGCTCGCGGAGTACCGGGAGGCGCAGGCCCTCGGCATCGAGACGCGCCCGGTGCTCGTGGGCCCGCTCACCTACCTGCTGCTCGCCAAGCCGTCGACGCCGGGGTTCCGGACCCTCGACCTGCTCGACGGGCTCGTCGAGGCGTACGCGGAGCTGCTGGAGCGGCTGGCCGGGGCGGGCGCCGAATGGGTCCAGATCGACGAGCCGGCGCTCGCCGCCGACCGGACCGGTGAGGAGATCGCCGCGCTCGGCCGCGTCTACACGCGGCTCGGCGAGTTGCCCAGCAGGCCGCGGATCCTCCTCGCCACCTACTTCGGCGCCGTCGGCGCGGACGCGCTGCGCGCGCTGGCCGGCACGCGCGTGGAGGCCGTCGGCCTCGACCTCGTCGCTGGGCCGGGCAACGTGGACGCGCTCGCCTCCATCGGCGGGATGCCCCGCAAGACCGTCGTCGCGGGCGTGGTCGACGGACGCAACGTCTGGCGCGCCGACGAGGCGGCCGCCAAGAGCGCCTACGCGGTGCTGCTCGGGCTGGCCGACCAGGTCGTGGTGAGCACCTCGTGCTCGCTGCTGCACGTCCCGATCGACCTGGACGCCGAGACGTCCCTCGAACCGGCCGTCCGCGAGCGGCTCGCGTTCGCCCGGCAGAAGGTCGCGGAGGTCGTCGCGATCGGGCGGGCGCTGCGCGAGCGGCACCCGGCGGCCGGGGTCCCGGTGCCGTCCGCCGTGGTCGACGGCGGTGTCCGCGCCCGGCTGGAGGCGCTCGCCGACGCGCGCCGCGGCGACCGGGCCGCCCGGTTCGCCGCCCAGCGGGACGCGCTGAAGCTGCCGGACCTCGCCACCACCACGATCGGATCGTTCCCGCAGACCCCGGAGATCCGCAAGGCGCGGGCCGACCGCAGGGCCGGGCGCATCACCGAGGACGCCTACACGGCGGCGATGCGGGACGAGGTCGCGCGGGTCGTCGCGCTGCAGGAGGAGATCGGGCTCGACGTGCTGGTGCACGGCGAGCCGGAGCGCAACGACATGGTGCAGTACTTCGCCGAGCAGCTCGACGGCTACGCGGCCACCGAGCTCGGCTGGGTGCAGTCGTACGGGTCGCGCTACGTGCGGCCGCCGATCCTGCACGGCGACGTCACCCGCCCCCGCCCGATGACGGTCGAGTGGGCCGCCTACGCGCAGGGGCTGACCGAGCGTCCCGTCAAGGGCATGCTCACGGGGCCGGTCACCATGCTGGCCTGGTCGTTCGTCCGGGACGACCAGCCGCTCGCCGACACGGCCGCCCAGGTCGCGCTGGCGCTGCGCGACGAGATCGCCGACCTGGAGGCGGCCGGGATCCGGGTCGTCCAGGTCGACGAACCGGCGCTGCGCGAGCTGCTGCCGCTGCGCGAGGCCGACCACGCCGCGTACCTGGACTGGGCCGTCGCCGCCTTCCGGCTGTCGACGTCCGGGGCCGCGGACACGACGCAGATCCACACGCACATGTGCTACTCGGAGTTCGGCGAGATCATCGACGCGATCGGCGCGCTGGACGCCGACGTCACCAGCGTCGAGGCGGCCCGCTCGAACATGGAGCTGGTCGGCGACCTGCGCGCGGCCGGGTACGGGAACGGCATCGGCCCCGGCGTCTACGACATCCACTCGCCGCGCGTCCCGTCGGCCGAGGAGATCGAGAAGAACCTGCGGCGGGCGCTGGAGGCCATCGAGCCCGCCAAGCTCTGGGTGAACCCCGACTGCGGCCTGAAGACCCGCGCCTACCCGGAGACCGAGGCGTCCCTGCGCCACCTGGTCACCGCCGCCCGGCGCGTGCGGGAGGGCCTCGCCGGCTGA
- a CDS encoding rhodanese-like domain-containing protein — protein MVTRTPGKPRTIDDVLAAARARLRRLDPGPAHDAWRQGALLVDIRPAAQRAAEGSVPGALVIERNVLEWRLDPASDARVPEATGHDVRVIVLCSEGYTSSLAAASLQDLGLTGATDVVGGFRAWRAAGLPASAGSAGPGGPAAPVPCSS, from the coding sequence GTGGTGACCCGGACGCCGGGAAAGCCCCGGACGATCGACGACGTCCTCGCCGCGGCGCGGGCCCGGCTGCGGCGGCTCGACCCCGGACCGGCCCACGACGCGTGGCGGCAGGGCGCGCTGCTGGTCGACATCCGGCCCGCGGCGCAGCGGGCCGCGGAGGGGAGCGTGCCGGGCGCGCTGGTGATCGAGCGCAACGTCCTGGAGTGGCGGCTCGACCCGGCGAGCGACGCGCGCGTCCCCGAGGCCACCGGCCACGACGTCCGGGTGATCGTCCTCTGCTCGGAGGGCTACACCTCCAGCCTGGCCGCCGCGTCCCTGCAGGATCTCGGCCTGACCGGCGCGACCGACGTGGTCGGCGGGTTCCGCGCCTGGCGTGCGGCCGGGCTGCCCGCGTCCGCCGGTTCCGCCGGTCCCGGCGGTCCCGCCGCGCCCGTCCCGTGCTCGTCCTGA